One stretch of Oscillospiraceae bacterium DNA includes these proteins:
- the hemZ gene encoding coproporphyrinogen dehydrogenase HemZ: MNLHLSGHAERYAVEQCLLTFFPDERPVFCQSPMAPDAEGIESRLLRGAVRVTAVTVIRLDGRVSRGAAYAPAGAAGDAERTRAWRYALKLSFYRAACLATGRRPPWGALTGIRPAGVALRVLRAGGTRAQADRMLRDRHRVFPRQRSLCLAAAEAARAVEVSLAPRDVSLYVGIPFCPTRCAYCTFVSHSVEKAGVLLPAFVRALVREIELAGALCRSLSLRPVALYIGGGTPTTLSAAQLGDVTDALAAYFDLAALREYSVEAGRPDTVDAEKLAVLRARGVTRVSVNPQSMRDEVLAAIGRPHTAADVCEAYAMVRRAGFPVVNMDLIAGLPGDTPVGFAASFAEVLALGPENITLHTLARKRGARLAREDGPIADPDGVEAMLTGAYDRLAGARYRSYYLYRQKYMAGQFENTGWAKPGAVGLYNVCMMEELHTVIALGGGGVTKLVDPTRDRVERVFNPKYPYEYLSNFDRMCENKARIRRFYEFGS; encoded by the coding sequence GTGAATCTGCATCTCAGCGGCCATGCGGAGCGTTACGCCGTCGAACAGTGCCTGCTCACGTTTTTCCCGGACGAACGCCCCGTGTTTTGCCAGAGCCCGATGGCGCCGGACGCGGAGGGGATCGAATCCCGCCTCCTGCGCGGCGCGGTGCGGGTCACCGCCGTCACCGTGATCCGCTTGGATGGGCGGGTCTCGCGCGGTGCGGCGTATGCGCCGGCCGGGGCGGCGGGCGATGCGGAACGCACGCGCGCGTGGCGTTACGCGCTGAAACTGTCTTTCTACCGCGCCGCCTGCCTGGCCACGGGCCGCCGGCCGCCCTGGGGAGCGCTGACCGGCATCCGGCCGGCCGGCGTCGCGCTGCGGGTGTTGCGCGCGGGCGGTACGCGGGCGCAGGCGGACCGGATGCTGCGGGACCGCCACCGGGTGTTTCCGCGGCAGCGCTCTTTGTGTCTGGCGGCGGCGGAGGCGGCCCGGGCCGTCGAAGTCTCTCTGGCTCCGCGCGACGTATCGCTTTACGTTGGCATCCCCTTTTGTCCCACCCGCTGCGCCTACTGTACCTTTGTCAGCCACTCCGTCGAAAAAGCCGGCGTGCTGCTGCCGGCGTTTGTCCGTGCGCTTGTCCGGGAGATCGAATTGGCCGGCGCGCTCTGCCGGTCCCTCTCTCTGCGCCCTGTCGCGCTCTACATCGGCGGCGGAACGCCGACCACGCTCTCCGCCGCGCAGCTCGGCGACGTGACGGATGCCTTGGCCGCATATTTCGATTTGGCTGCTCTGAGGGAGTATTCGGTGGAGGCCGGTCGGCCGGATACCGTCGACGCGGAGAAACTGGCCGTGCTGCGCGCCCGCGGCGTCACGCGCGTGAGTGTGAATCCGCAGTCGATGAGGGACGAGGTGCTCGCGGCCATCGGGCGGCCCCACACGGCTGCGGACGTGTGCGAGGCATACGCGATGGTCCGCCGCGCCGGGTTCCCAGTGGTCAACATGGACCTCATCGCCGGGCTGCCAGGCGACACGCCGGTGGGTTTTGCCGCGTCGTTTGCCGAGGTGCTGGCCCTGGGGCCGGAGAACATCACCCTCCACACGCTGGCCCGCAAGCGGGGCGCACGCCTTGCGCGCGAGGATGGGCCGATCGCCGATCCGGACGGTGTGGAGGCGATGCTGACGGGCGCGTACGACCGCCTCGCCGGAGCCCGGTATCGCAGCTACTACCTATACCGGCAAAAGTATATGGCCGGCCAGTTTGAAAATACAGGTTGGGCGAAACCGGGCGCCGTAGGGCTCTACAATGTCTGCATGATGGAGGAACTGCACACGGTGATTGCTTTGGGCGGCGGCGGTGTGACCAAGTTGGTGGATCCCACCCGCGACCGCGTCGAGCGGGTGTTCAATCCGAAGTACCCCTATGAGTACCTCTCGAATTTTGACCGCATGTGCGAAAATAAGGCGCGTATCCGCCGGTTTTACGAGTTCGGTTCCTGA
- the priA gene encoding primosomal protein N', producing the protein MSDGDGARYARVAVADAVFAIDRPYDYAVPETMRADIAPGCRVLVPFGRGNRRSEGLVLALAGESRVEKTKPIAALLDRAPVLDETAIRLALWMRERYVCTCYEAARAMLPAGLWHAHAETVALTPGVDRAEALALLAQLPKAVQLLEALYGAPEGRLSLGEAEDLLGGAAALRDALRTLAGKGLAEGRTVTRRRVGDKTVRGVRLAIASEDARALAAAWAARAPMQTAVLTLLCEAEVVSTHEIGYLTGARPAVLTQLARRGLVTFEEQEVYRRPAGASREPAAPLVLNDGQQAALTRLTALADAGRPVCALLFGVTGSGKTSVYLELIRHIGKQGGQSIVMVPEIVLTPQLMETFSRAFGERVALLHSGLSLGERYDEWKRIRAGLVDVVLGTRSAVFAPLTRLKLIVMDEEQEHSYKSENAPRYHARDVAKYRCTRSGGLLLLGSATPSVESAFFARSGRYVSLEMPTRYNARALPQVLMVDLRRELREGNAGALSAVLCAEIEKNLTAGQQSILFLNRRGYNRLLLCESCGTARHCPRCSVALTYHAANDRLMCHRCGHSEKRPDVCPDCAGSFRPVGTGTQRVEEELRVLFPGVEMLRMDADTTAGQGAHAKLLTHFREGRVPLLIGTQMVTKGLDFENVTLVGVLDADQALHTGEFRAHERAFSLITQVVGRAGRGEKPGRAVIQTFTPDHPVLAAAAAQDYEAFYRDEIALRQAVGLPPFCDIVTLVFSGIDPEQVQHACLRLRRAVEQTGRRLFAQVLGPVPALVWKVNNRYRYHMTLIGRYDKVVRGYVGGLLTAFKEDGQNRGVHLYADLNAY; encoded by the coding sequence ATGAGTGACGGAGACGGCGCGCGGTACGCGCGTGTGGCCGTGGCTGACGCCGTGTTTGCCATCGACCGCCCGTATGACTACGCGGTGCCGGAGACCATGCGCGCGGATATCGCGCCGGGCTGCCGGGTGCTTGTGCCGTTTGGAAGAGGCAACCGGCGCAGCGAGGGACTTGTGCTGGCGCTGGCCGGCGAGAGCCGAGTGGAAAAGACCAAGCCCATCGCCGCACTCCTTGACCGCGCGCCTGTGCTGGACGAGACGGCCATACGGCTGGCCCTGTGGATGCGAGAACGTTATGTCTGCACTTGCTACGAGGCCGCGCGCGCCATGCTCCCGGCGGGGCTGTGGCACGCGCACGCCGAGACGGTGGCGCTCACCCCGGGCGTCGATCGCGCGGAGGCGCTGGCGCTGCTGGCCCAGTTGCCGAAGGCGGTGCAGCTGCTGGAGGCCCTGTACGGCGCGCCTGAGGGGCGTCTGTCCCTGGGCGAAGCCGAGGACCTGCTGGGCGGCGCGGCCGCGCTCCGCGATGCGCTACGCACACTGGCCGGCAAAGGCCTGGCCGAGGGGCGGACTGTGACGCGCCGCCGCGTGGGCGATAAGACCGTACGGGGCGTCCGTCTTGCCATCGCGTCCGAGGACGCGCGCGCGCTGGCCGCCGCCTGGGCGGCGCGCGCCCCCATGCAGACGGCGGTGCTCACACTGCTCTGCGAGGCCGAGGTGGTGTCGACCCACGAGATAGGCTACCTGACGGGCGCGCGGCCCGCCGTGCTTACACAGCTTGCGCGGCGTGGTCTCGTGACGTTTGAGGAACAGGAGGTATACCGCCGTCCGGCGGGCGCCTCCCGGGAACCGGCGGCGCCCTTGGTTTTGAACGACGGGCAGCAGGCAGCCCTGACGCGCCTCACCGCGCTGGCGGACGCCGGCCGGCCGGTCTGCGCGCTGCTCTTCGGTGTAACGGGCAGCGGGAAGACGTCGGTCTATCTTGAGCTGATTCGGCATATAGGCAAACAGGGCGGACAATCTATCGTCATGGTACCGGAGATCGTACTGACGCCCCAGCTCATGGAGACGTTCTCCCGCGCGTTTGGCGAGCGCGTGGCCCTGCTGCACAGCGGGCTCTCGCTGGGCGAGCGGTATGACGAGTGGAAACGCATCCGCGCGGGTCTCGTCGATGTGGTGCTCGGTACCCGTTCGGCGGTTTTTGCTCCGTTGACACGCCTGAAGCTCATTGTCATGGACGAGGAACAGGAACACAGCTACAAGTCGGAAAACGCGCCGCGCTACCACGCGCGCGACGTCGCCAAGTACCGCTGCACGCGCTCCGGCGGCCTGTTGCTGCTCGGCAGCGCCACGCCGTCTGTAGAAAGCGCGTTCTTTGCCCGTAGCGGGCGGTATGTATCTTTGGAGATGCCGACGCGTTATAACGCACGCGCGCTGCCGCAGGTGCTGATGGTCGATTTGCGCCGAGAGCTCCGGGAGGGCAACGCCGGCGCCCTCAGCGCCGTGTTGTGCGCGGAAATCGAAAAAAATCTTACGGCCGGGCAGCAGAGTATTCTCTTTCTCAACCGGCGGGGCTACAACCGTCTGCTGCTCTGCGAGAGTTGCGGGACCGCGCGCCATTGTCCGCGGTGCAGCGTCGCGCTGACCTACCACGCGGCGAACGACCGGCTGATGTGCCACCGTTGCGGCCACTCGGAAAAACGTCCCGACGTCTGCCCGGACTGTGCCGGTTCGTTTCGGCCCGTGGGGACCGGTACACAGAGAGTAGAGGAGGAACTGCGTGTCCTCTTCCCCGGTGTGGAGATGCTGCGTATGGACGCCGACACCACCGCCGGGCAGGGTGCGCATGCGAAATTGTTGACGCACTTTCGCGAGGGCCGCGTCCCACTGCTCATCGGGACGCAGATGGTGACAAAGGGGCTGGACTTTGAAAACGTCACGCTGGTCGGTGTGCTGGACGCCGACCAGGCGCTTCACACCGGTGAGTTTCGCGCCCACGAGCGGGCATTTTCGCTGATCACGCAGGTGGTGGGCCGTGCTGGGCGCGGTGAGAAGCCGGGGCGTGCGGTTATCCAGACATTCACGCCGGATCATCCGGTGCTCGCGGCCGCGGCCGCGCAGGACTACGAGGCATTTTACCGCGATGAGATCGCCCTGCGGCAGGCCGTGGGCCTCCCGCCTTTTTGCGACATCGTCACGCTGGTATTTTCGGGGATAGATCCGGAGCAGGTGCAGCACGCCTGTCTGCGGCTGCGCCGGGCGGTCGAGCAAACCGGGCGGCGCCTGTTTGCGCAGGTGCTGGGCCCTGTGCCCGCGCTCGTTTGGAAGGTAAACAACCGCTATCGTTACCACATGACGCTGATCGGCCGCTACGACAAAGTGGTCCGCGGCTATGTGGGCGGACTGCTCACGGCGTTCAAAGAGGACGGCCAAAACCGCGGCGTTCATCTTTACGCCGATTTAAACGCATATTGA
- the rpoZ gene encoding DNA-directed RNA polymerase subunit omega: MLEPSLNQLMHQIDTRYLLVNVAAARAREIAEEAERQGIQLNEKPVKLAIEEIAEGRLTARALHPESSS, from the coding sequence ATGCTGGAACCGTCGCTGAATCAACTGATGCACCAGATCGACACACGTTATCTGCTTGTGAACGTCGCGGCCGCGCGGGCACGTGAGATTGCCGAGGAAGCCGAGCGGCAGGGAATCCAATTGAACGAAAAACCGGTCAAACTGGCCATTGAGGAGATTGCCGAAGGGCGGCTGACCGCCCGTGCGCTGCACCCAGAAAGTTCTTCATGA
- the gmk gene encoding guanylate kinase — MMRDGVGVLVVISGPSGAGKSTVIRELLSAKDRFEKPLFFSVSSTTRPPRAGEKDGVHYHFVPRADFEALIARDGFLEYAEYAGQCYGTPRAAVETCLARGGCALLDIEVQGAMQVKRRRPDAALVFLMPPSWEELERRLRGRRSEPEEKIVRRLAIAHEEFNYIGAYDYVIFNDSVEKAARQIEAVIRAERCRVARMLPWVGLQTP, encoded by the coding sequence ATGATGCGTGACGGCGTGGGCGTCCTGGTCGTCATCTCGGGTCCTTCGGGCGCAGGCAAGTCCACCGTGATCCGGGAATTGCTCAGCGCAAAAGACCGCTTTGAAAAGCCTTTGTTTTTTTCCGTATCCTCGACGACGCGCCCCCCGCGCGCGGGGGAGAAGGATGGTGTACACTACCATTTCGTACCGCGGGCAGATTTTGAGGCGCTCATCGCACGCGACGGGTTCCTTGAATACGCCGAATATGCGGGGCAGTGTTACGGCACGCCGCGCGCGGCGGTAGAAACATGTTTGGCGCGGGGCGGGTGCGCGCTGCTCGACATCGAGGTCCAGGGCGCCATGCAGGTGAAGCGCCGCCGGCCGGATGCCGCGTTGGTGTTTTTAATGCCGCCATCTTGGGAAGAATTGGAAAGACGCCTGCGCGGTCGGCGGAGCGAGCCGGAGGAGAAGATCGTGCGGCGTCTCGCCATCGCCCACGAGGAATTCAACTATATCGGCGCTTACGACTATGTGATCTTTAATGACTCCGTGGAAAAGGCGGCCCGACAGATTGAGGCCGTCATCCGCGCCGAACGCTGCCGCGTGGCGCGGATGCTCCCCTGGGTCGGTTTGCAGACGCCGTAG
- a CDS encoding YicC family protein: MIASMTGYGRAERAGAQRTVTIEIRSVNHRYYDCSVRAPRLFTYLEEAVRARVQKAVTRGKVDVYIMLDFGGAETPDIALNAPVLEGYLSALHGMADRYGLREDLSVMALARLPEVFSVRRAEVDAEALLVEVTAAADEALAMFLEMRAREGARLAEDMLSRLDVVEALIAEIEARAPRTVAEYHTRLEARMQEVLHGVGVDENRILAEAALYADRVAVNEETVRLHSHIAQARALLRGGGGVGRKLDFLIQEFNREANTIGSKGNDAEIARLVVDMKSEIEKIREQAQNIE; this comes from the coding sequence ATGATCGCCAGCATGACGGGGTACGGCCGCGCGGAGCGCGCCGGTGCGCAGAGGACGGTCACGATCGAGATCCGTTCCGTCAACCATCGCTATTACGATTGCTCCGTGCGGGCGCCGCGCCTGTTTACTTATCTTGAGGAAGCGGTCCGTGCCCGGGTGCAGAAGGCGGTGACCCGCGGCAAGGTGGACGTGTACATCATGCTGGACTTCGGCGGCGCGGAGACCCCGGACATCGCCCTGAACGCCCCTGTCCTGGAGGGGTACCTGTCCGCCCTGCACGGCATGGCCGACCGGTATGGCCTGCGTGAGGATCTTTCTGTCATGGCGTTGGCGCGCCTGCCGGAGGTGTTCAGCGTGCGCCGGGCCGAGGTCGACGCCGAAGCGTTGCTGGTGGAGGTGACGGCGGCGGCGGATGAGGCCCTCGCGATGTTTTTAGAGATGCGCGCGCGCGAAGGCGCGCGGCTGGCCGAGGACATGCTGTCTCGGCTCGATGTTGTCGAGGCGCTGATCGCCGAGATCGAGGCGCGCGCGCCTCGCACGGTGGCCGAGTACCACACCCGCCTGGAGGCCCGCATGCAAGAAGTACTGCACGGTGTCGGGGTCGACGAAAATCGCATTCTGGCCGAGGCCGCGCTGTACGCCGATCGGGTGGCGGTGAACGAGGAAACCGTGCGCCTGCATAGTCACATCGCACAGGCGCGCGCGCTGCTCCGCGGCGGCGGCGGGGTGGGCCGTAAGCTGGATTTTCTGATCCAAGAGTTCAATCGGGAGGCCAACACCATCGGCTCAAAGGGCAACGACGCCGAGATCGCGCGGCTGGTGGTGGACATGAAATCGGAGATCGAGAAGATCCGCGAGCAGGCGCAAAACATCGAGTAG
- a CDS encoding SoxR reducing system RseC family protein: MQQQAVIKRVLNARTALVEVRRLSACGHDCAACGGLCADGVRVLVKAANPLGAREGDVVTVRSETKQILKWAALVYLAPVGLFFAGYVLGALLIGVSPAFTGLAGFAGGLVCIWLGGRRLGRRGGVTARIVAVEGTR; the protein is encoded by the coding sequence ATGCAGCAGCAAGCGGTAATCAAGCGAGTGCTGAACGCGCGCACAGCCCTCGTGGAGGTGCGCCGGCTCTCGGCTTGCGGGCATGACTGCGCAGCCTGCGGCGGCCTGTGCGCGGACGGCGTGCGGGTGCTGGTGAAGGCCGCGAATCCGTTGGGCGCGCGGGAAGGCGATGTGGTGACGGTGCGCTCGGAGACGAAACAAATTTTAAAATGGGCCGCGCTTGTCTACCTGGCTCCGGTGGGGCTGTTCTTTGCGGGGTACGTCTTGGGCGCGCTGCTTATCGGCGTCTCGCCGGCGTTCACAGGCCTGGCCGGGTTTGCGGGCGGCCTTGTCTGTATTTGGCTTGGCGGCCGGCGCTTGGGCCGGCGCGGCGGTGTGACGGCGCGGATCGTCGCCGTAGAGGGCACGCGATAG
- a CDS encoding J domain-containing protein, whose translation MKDPYGVLGVSRSASDDEIKKAYRDLARKYHPDNYVGNDLADLAQEKMKEINEAYDTIVRERENGGARASAGGWAGPGAQAGRGVYAKVRRDITAGRVAEAERALQGMDTRDAEWYFLMGSVCYRKGWFDEARRHMEYACAQDPGNLEYRQAAEQMRGAAYRRPDFGNAYGRRRYGGYPQQSGCSSCDCCTSLLCADCCCECMGGDLISCC comes from the coding sequence ATGAAAGATCCGTACGGCGTACTTGGCGTCTCCCGATCGGCCTCCGACGACGAAATCAAAAAGGCCTACCGGGACTTGGCGCGCAAATATCATCCGGACAATTACGTGGGCAACGACCTGGCCGATTTGGCACAGGAGAAAATGAAGGAGATCAACGAGGCCTACGACACGATCGTGCGCGAGAGGGAAAACGGCGGCGCGCGCGCATCCGCCGGCGGTTGGGCGGGCCCCGGCGCGCAGGCAGGCCGCGGGGTCTATGCCAAGGTACGGCGGGACATCACGGCGGGACGCGTGGCCGAGGCCGAACGTGCGCTGCAGGGGATGGACACGCGCGACGCGGAGTGGTACTTTTTGATGGGAAGCGTCTGTTACCGCAAAGGCTGGTTTGACGAGGCCAGGCGCCATATGGAATACGCGTGCGCCCAGGACCCCGGAAATTTAGAGTACCGTCAGGCTGCGGAGCAGATGCGCGGTGCGGCCTACCGACGTCCCGACTTCGGCAACGCTTACGGGCGACGGAGGTACGGCGGTTACCCACAGCAGAGCGGCTGCAGTTCCTGCGACTGTTGTACGTCGCTCCTGTGCGCCGATTGCTGCTGTGAGTGCATGGGAGGAGATCTGATCTCTTGCTGCTGA
- a CDS encoding MBL fold metallo-hydrolase, translating into MQVGTMVVGHFSENCYLVWDEAPGPAVVIDPGGQPEQILEALRKRELTLALILITHAHFDHFLGAPALQRATGAPVYVHRLDRDGIVAPGRRYGLPLSYRPPEDVRAVEDGTQLTAGTMSFTYCHTPGHARGACMIVCGDVIFSGDTLFAGDVGRVDLLGGDAEAMRRSLAKIAAWPGDAVVYPGHEEATTLAREKTDNRYLQPPFRL; encoded by the coding sequence ATGCAGGTCGGGACGATGGTCGTCGGCCATTTTTCAGAAAATTGTTACCTCGTATGGGACGAGGCACCCGGTCCGGCGGTGGTGATCGATCCGGGCGGGCAGCCGGAGCAGATCTTGGAGGCGCTGCGGAAAAGAGAGCTGACGCTCGCTTTGATCCTCATCACGCACGCGCATTTCGATCACTTTTTGGGCGCGCCCGCCCTGCAACGGGCCACCGGCGCGCCCGTGTACGTCCACCGGCTGGACCGGGACGGCATCGTCGCCCCCGGCCGGCGTTACGGTCTGCCGCTCTCATACCGGCCGCCAGAGGATGTGCGCGCCGTGGAGGACGGCACGCAGCTGACGGCCGGGACCATGAGCTTCACCTATTGCCACACGCCGGGACACGCGCGCGGCGCCTGTATGATCGTGTGCGGGGATGTGATCTTCTCCGGCGACACCCTCTTTGCCGGGGACGTGGGCCGGGTGGACCTGTTGGGCGGCGACGCGGAGGCCATGCGGCGCTCCTTGGCAAAGATCGCTGCCTGGCCGGGCGACGCCGTCGTGTACCCAGGCCACGAGGAGGCCACGACGCTCGCCCGAGAGAAGACGGACAATCGCTATTTGCAGCCGCCTTTCCGCCTGTGA
- the def gene encoding peptide deformylase, which yields MALRQILTRGDETLQKTSRPVTKFDKRLHTLLDDMLETLRDAHGAGLAAPQIGVLRRVVLIEVEEGVPIELINPEIVREEGAQEGPEGCLSIPGLYGIVKRPMTVTVRAQDRHGQPITMTGEEMLARAFCHEVDHLNGRLFTEFATEYLDPDQLPAPEDEEESI from the coding sequence ATGGCCCTGCGTCAGATTTTGACGCGCGGAGACGAGACGCTGCAAAAGACGTCCCGTCCCGTCACAAAGTTCGACAAACGGCTGCACACGCTGCTGGACGATATGTTGGAGACCCTCCGCGACGCCCATGGGGCCGGTTTGGCGGCGCCCCAGATCGGGGTGCTGCGCCGTGTGGTGCTGATCGAAGTGGAGGAGGGCGTACCCATTGAGCTCATAAATCCAGAGATCGTCCGGGAGGAGGGGGCGCAGGAGGGACCCGAGGGCTGCCTCAGCATCCCCGGCCTCTACGGGATCGTAAAGCGTCCGATGACCGTGACCGTGCGGGCGCAGGACCGCCATGGACAGCCTATCACGATGACGGGGGAGGAGATGCTGGCGCGGGCGTTTTGTCACGAGGTCGACCATCTGAATGGGCGGTTGTTTACGGAGTTTGCCACCGAATATTTGGACCCGGATCAGCTGCCGGCGCCGGAGGACGAGGAGGAGTCGATATAA
- the cdaA gene encoding diadenylate cyclase CdaA, translated as METIREIIQNLSRYVTLVSIWDGVDILIMTVVIYKLMELLRRSSGVRVLKGIALLLAVSWVVQLSNLHMVSFVLANTMQIGLIALVVVFQPELRRMLEQMGSGNLTGLLVRESRGHLEGVIMQTVGACGTLSWRREGALIVFERGTLLDDVVKTGTLLNAEVTAELLKNVFFPKAPLHDGAVIIRQGRLAAAGCMLPLSNNQNLSRDLGMRHRAGIGMSENSDALVVIVSEESGSISVADGGMLKRHLDPETLGLLLKQELMPSEEEAPVRGVSGLWQRLMRKNS; from the coding sequence ATGGAGACCATCAGGGAGATCATACAAAATCTCTCCCGCTACGTTACCCTGGTTTCGATTTGGGACGGGGTGGATATCCTCATCATGACCGTTGTCATCTACAAGCTGATGGAGCTTTTGCGCAGAAGCAGCGGCGTGCGCGTTCTCAAAGGCATCGCGCTGCTGCTGGCCGTCAGTTGGGTGGTGCAGCTCTCAAATCTCCACATGGTCAGTTTTGTGTTGGCCAACACAATGCAGATCGGCCTCATCGCCCTTGTCGTCGTCTTCCAGCCGGAGCTGCGGCGGATGCTGGAGCAGATGGGCTCCGGCAACCTGACGGGCCTGCTTGTCCGGGAGAGCCGGGGCCACCTGGAGGGCGTGATCATGCAGACGGTCGGCGCCTGCGGCACGCTCTCGTGGCGGCGGGAGGGCGCTTTGATCGTCTTCGAGCGGGGGACGCTTCTCGACGACGTGGTGAAGACGGGCACGCTGCTGAACGCGGAAGTGACCGCCGAGCTTTTGAAAAATGTCTTTTTTCCCAAGGCGCCGCTGCACGACGGGGCCGTCATCATCCGCCAGGGGCGGCTGGCCGCTGCGGGCTGTATGCTGCCGCTCTCAAACAACCAAAACCTGAGCCGTGACCTGGGGATGCGGCACCGCGCCGGCATCGGTATGAGCGAAAACTCCGACGCGCTGGTCGTGATCGTGTCGGAGGAGTCCGGCTCCATCTCGGTGGCGGACGGCGGCATGCTGAAGCGCCACCTCGATCCGGAGACGCTGGGACTCCTTCTCAAGCAGGAGCTGATGCCGAGCGAGGAGGAGGCGCCTGTCCGCGGCGTGTCCGGCCTGTGGCAGCGGCTGATGCGAAAGAACAGCTGA
- a CDS encoding DUF5685 family protein, which translates to MFGYVRPLRCELRVVDWERFRAAYCGLCHTLAREYGWKARYLLGYDFTFLALALSLYEAPARPGRRRCPTHPFRRRPCLASGEAMCAAADLTVLLTYHKWQDTVQDESGLTALAARLGGWLLRGACRKAAARRPETAAEVVRALADLRTLEEARTPAIDPPADAFARLLASLGDLAPGESGRRVLRRLLYHLGRWIYLMDACQDLPVDAAKDRYNPVAARYRIADGTLTGEARASLGETALCSRREMELALPLLPNTPDTPVVANIILDGLPHTEAQVLSGRWSRTKRPFVSDAAGTEDEGNMG; encoded by the coding sequence ATGTTCGGTTATGTCCGTCCGCTGCGCTGCGAGCTGCGTGTCGTCGATTGGGAACGTTTTCGGGCGGCCTATTGCGGACTCTGTCACACCTTGGCGCGCGAGTACGGCTGGAAGGCGCGCTATCTGCTGGGGTATGACTTTACGTTTTTGGCGCTGGCGCTCTCGCTGTACGAGGCGCCGGCGCGCCCCGGACGGCGGCGCTGTCCGACGCACCCGTTTCGGCGCCGTCCCTGTCTGGCGTCCGGCGAGGCGATGTGTGCCGCCGCCGACTTGACGGTGCTGCTCACATATCACAAGTGGCAGGACACGGTACAAGACGAGTCCGGCCTCACGGCACTGGCTGCCAGGCTGGGTGGGTGGCTGCTCCGCGGTGCGTGCCGCAAGGCCGCCGCGCGGCGGCCGGAGACGGCGGCGGAAGTGGTCCGCGCTCTGGCGGATCTGCGCACCCTGGAGGAGGCCCGGACACCGGCCATCGACCCGCCCGCCGACGCCTTTGCGCGCCTGCTCGCCTCTCTGGGCGACCTTGCGCCGGGGGAGAGCGGCCGCCGCGTGTTGCGACGCCTCCTGTACCACCTGGGCCGGTGGATCTATCTGATGGACGCGTGTCAAGATCTTCCGGTCGACGCGGCGAAGGACCGGTACAACCCGGTGGCCGCCCGCTACCGGATCGCGGACGGGACGCTGACCGGGGAGGCCAGGGCCTCATTGGGCGAGACGGCGCTGTGCTCTCGGCGGGAGATGGAGCTGGCGCTGCCTCTGCTGCCGAACACGCCGGACACACCGGTCGTGGCCAACATCATCCTTGACGGGCTGCCCCACACGGAGGCGCAGGTGCTTTCGGGGCGCTGGTCGCGGACCAAACGGCCGTTCGTCTCCGACGCGGCCGGTACAGAAGATGAAGGGAACATGGGATGA
- a CDS encoding DUF370 domain-containing protein, with product MKLINIGFGNMVSAGRLIAIVSPESAPVKRIIQEARDQGLLIDATYGRRTRAVLVADSGHIILSAIQPETVAHRLDVREEEDGMAEDVADDA from the coding sequence ATGAAACTGATCAACATAGGCTTTGGCAACATGGTGTCGGCCGGACGGCTGATCGCCATTGTGAGCCCGGAGTCCGCGCCCGTCAAGCGGATCATCCAGGAGGCGCGTGACCAGGGACTCCTGATCGACGCCACCTATGGGCGCCGCACGCGTGCGGTGCTGGTGGCCGATAGCGGCCACATTATCCTGTCGGCTATCCAGCCGGAGACGGTGGCGCACCGTCTGGATGTGCGGGAGGAAGAGGACGGTATGGCGGAAGACGTGGCCGATGATGCGTGA